The following coding sequences lie in one Psychrilyobacter atlanticus DSM 19335 genomic window:
- the eutH gene encoding ethanolamine utilization protein EutH, producing MGINDIIIYIMVFFMAVGAIDKCIGNKYGYGEKFEEGFMAMGALALAMVGVISLAPVLANVLRPIVSPLYQMLGADPAMFATTLLANDMGGYPLAMQLAETPEAGTFAGLILGAMMGPTIVFTIPVALGIIKVEDREFLAKGVLAGVVTIPLGCLVGGLVGGFSLELILVNLIPIILFAGIIALGLWKIPAKMIKGFTIFGQGVVIVITLALAAIVIETLTGIVVIPGMAPISEGIEIIGAVSITLAGAFPLVHFITKVFNKPLLKFGKLLGMNETSATGMVASLANSIPMFGLMKDMDEKGKVLNVAFAVSAAFVFGDHLGFTAGVDRSMIFPMVVGKLVGGITAVTLASYMYSASKNKKIVGEEV from the coding sequence ATGGGAATTAACGATATTATTATTTATATAATGGTTTTTTTTATGGCAGTAGGCGCTATTGATAAATGTATAGGGAATAAATATGGATATGGAGAAAAATTTGAGGAAGGATTTATGGCTATGGGAGCGCTAGCGCTAGCAATGGTAGGAGTTATATCGTTAGCTCCAGTATTAGCTAATGTATTAAGACCAATAGTTTCTCCACTATACCAAATGTTAGGGGCAGATCCTGCGATGTTTGCAACAACATTACTTGCTAATGACATGGGAGGATATCCTTTAGCTATGCAATTAGCAGAAACTCCAGAAGCAGGAACATTTGCAGGTCTTATTTTAGGAGCTATGATGGGTCCAACAATAGTATTTACAATACCAGTAGCTTTAGGAATTATAAAAGTTGAAGATAGGGAATTTCTTGCAAAAGGTGTATTAGCAGGAGTAGTAACTATACCATTAGGTTGTTTAGTAGGTGGATTAGTAGGTGGATTTAGTTTAGAGTTAATTTTAGTTAACTTAATTCCAATAATTTTGTTTGCTGGAATAATAGCTTTAGGATTATGGAAAATTCCAGCTAAAATGATAAAAGGGTTTACAATTTTTGGTCAAGGAGTAGTAATTGTTATTACATTAGCTTTGGCAGCAATAGTAATAGAAACTTTAACAGGAATAGTAGTTATACCAGGAATGGCACCAATATCTGAAGGAATTGAAATAATAGGGGCTGTTTCAATAACGTTAGCAGGAGCGTTTCCATTAGTTCATTTTATTACTAAAGTATTTAACAAACCCTTATTAAAGTTTGGAAAACTTTTAGGAATGAACGAAACTTCTGCAACAGGAATGGTGGCAAGTTTAGCAAATAGTATTCCTATGTTTGGATTAATGAAAGATATGGATGAGAAAGGGAAAGTACTAAATGTTGCTTTTGCAGTAAGTGCTGCTTTTGTTTTTGGAGATCACTTAGGATTTACTGCAGGAGTTGATAGAAGTATGATATTCCCAATGGTAGTAGGAAAATTAGTAGGAGGAATTACTGCTGTGACATTGGCATCATATATGTATAGTGCATCTAAAAATAAAAAAATAGTGGGTGAAGAAGTATAA
- a CDS encoding acetaldehyde dehydrogenase (acetylating), with protein sequence MDKDLLSIQQVRDLMALSKGAQKKYAEFNQEKIDYIVKIVAKEVSSYNDKLAKQAAEETGFGIWEDKVIKNKFASEYLYEYIKDMKTIGVIKETENILEIGVPVGVIAGIIPSTNPTSTTIYKILLALKSGNGIVVSPHPNAKNCILETVRIMQNAASKAGAPEGLIGVIEIPTLQGTQALMKHKDTAVILATGGEAMVRAAYSSGNPAIGVGPGNGPAFIEKSANIKLAVKRILDSKTFDNGVICASEQSIIVEEIKKIEVIEELKKQGAYFLTREQSEKLGKFILRANGTMNPQIVGKSVEYIANLANIEIPRGTRVIISEETTVSKINPYSREKLAPILAFYVEKNWEDACKRSIEILNNEGAGHTLCIHSEDKAIIREFGLKKPASRILVNTPGALGGIGGTTNLAPALTLGCGAVGGSSTSDNITPLNLINIRRLAWGVRELEDLKPNKTSTLNNKECSNTNIDIENVIKKVVQDLLNR encoded by the coding sequence ATGGATAAAGATTTATTGTCAATACAGCAAGTTAGGGATTTAATGGCCCTTTCTAAAGGTGCACAGAAAAAATATGCTGAATTTAATCAAGAAAAAATTGATTACATAGTTAAAATTGTTGCAAAAGAAGTATCTTCTTATAATGATAAATTAGCAAAACAAGCAGCAGAAGAAACTGGTTTTGGTATATGGGAAGATAAAGTTATTAAAAATAAGTTTGCTTCTGAATACCTGTATGAATACATAAAAGATATGAAAACAATAGGAGTAATAAAAGAAACAGAAAACATTTTAGAAATAGGTGTTCCTGTAGGGGTTATAGCGGGAATAATACCATCTACTAATCCTACTTCTACAACAATATATAAAATTTTATTAGCATTAAAATCAGGAAATGGAATAGTTGTTAGTCCTCATCCAAATGCTAAAAATTGTATACTAGAAACCGTTAGAATTATGCAAAATGCAGCATCTAAGGCTGGGGCACCGGAGGGATTAATTGGAGTAATTGAAATTCCAACTTTGCAAGGAACACAAGCTCTTATGAAACATAAAGATACTGCAGTTATTTTAGCAACAGGTGGAGAAGCAATGGTTAGAGCCGCTTATAGTTCAGGGAATCCAGCAATAGGAGTTGGACCTGGAAATGGACCTGCATTTATAGAAAAAAGCGCGAATATAAAACTTGCTGTAAAAAGGATATTAGACAGTAAAACATTTGACAATGGTGTTATATGTGCTTCAGAGCAATCAATTATTGTAGAAGAAATAAAAAAAATAGAAGTAATAGAAGAATTAAAAAAACAAGGAGCTTATTTTTTAACAAGAGAACAATCAGAAAAATTAGGAAAATTTATATTGAGAGCAAATGGGACGATGAATCCTCAGATAGTAGGGAAAAGCGTAGAATATATAGCAAATCTTGCAAATATTGAAATTCCAAGAGGTACAAGAGTAATAATATCAGAAGAAACCACAGTATCTAAAATAAACCCTTATTCAAGAGAAAAGTTAGCTCCAATATTAGCTTTTTACGTAGAAAAGAATTGGGAAGACGCTTGCAAAAGATCTATAGAAATATTAAATAATGAAGGAGCAGGACATACATTATGTATCCATTCAGAAGATAAAGCAATTATTAGAGAATTTGGATTGAAAAAACCAGCTTCTAGAATATTAGTAAATACCCCAGGAGCTCTAGGGGGGATAGGAGGAACAACTAATCTAGCACCTGCACTTACATTAGGATGCGGGGCAGTTGGAGGCAGTTCTACATCGGATAATATTACACCATTAAATCTTATAAATATAAGAAGATTAGCTTGGGGAGTTAGAGAGTTAGAGGATCTAAAACCTAATAAAACTTCTACTTTAAATAATAAAGAATGCTCAAATACAAATATAGATATAGAAAATGTAATAAAAAAAGTAGTACAAGACTTATTAAATAGGTAG
- a CDS encoding 1-propanol dehydrogenase PduQ, with protein sequence MKEFKLKPEIKYGCESLVWINNLKSKKILIVTDKTMVKLGLVDKVISNLNGSEVKVFDKVEPNPTIEVIEDGIKEYFMFNPEVIIALGGGSPIDACKGIIYFSYKIQKEHKGDIKRIPFIAIPTTSGTGSEVTSYSVITNKNNKIALADDEMLPTMAILDPEFMKTLPRVVIADTGMDVLTHAIEAYVSTSRNSFTNALSLEAIKIVYKNLLKHYGNAELLKPREEIQHASCMAGLAFNNSSLGINHSIAHTLGSNFHLSHGRSNAIIMPYVIESNKNAHEYYFEISKMLGLPSENIEEGKNSLIALISILKKEMKIPNSFKDLGIEFKDYKKLIPNFLRDIEKDICTIGNPNQFNNEEYIELLIKIYYGQCR encoded by the coding sequence ATGAAAGAATTTAAATTAAAACCTGAAATAAAGTACGGGTGCGAATCTTTAGTATGGATTAACAATTTGAAATCAAAAAAAATTCTTATAGTGACGGATAAGACTATGGTTAAATTAGGTTTAGTTGATAAAGTAATATCTAATTTAAATGGATCAGAAGTAAAGGTATTTGATAAAGTTGAACCTAATCCAACTATAGAAGTTATAGAAGATGGAATAAAAGAATATTTTATGTTTAATCCTGAAGTAATAATAGCATTAGGAGGTGGTTCTCCTATAGATGCCTGTAAAGGGATAATTTATTTTAGTTATAAAATTCAAAAAGAACATAAAGGAGATATAAAAAGAATTCCATTTATAGCAATTCCTACAACTAGTGGGACAGGTTCAGAAGTAACTTCTTATAGTGTTATTACAAATAAAAATAATAAAATAGCTTTAGCTGATGATGAAATGTTACCAACTATGGCAATATTAGATCCGGAGTTTATGAAAACTTTACCTAGAGTCGTAATTGCTGATACTGGAATGGATGTATTAACTCATGCAATAGAAGCATATGTATCTACTTCTAGGAATTCGTTTACGAATGCTTTATCTTTAGAAGCAATTAAAATAGTTTATAAAAATTTATTAAAGCATTATGGGAATGCTGAATTATTAAAACCTAGAGAAGAAATACAGCATGCTTCATGCATGGCCGGCCTAGCCTTTAATAATTCTTCTTTAGGGATAAATCATAGTATAGCTCATACTTTGGGATCTAATTTTCATTTATCTCATGGGAGATCAAACGCAATAATAATGCCTTATGTAATAGAAAGTAATAAAAATGCTCATGAATATTATTTTGAAATTTCTAAAATGTTAGGGTTGCCTTCAGAAAATATAGAGGAAGGTAAGAATTCTTTGATAGCGTTGATTAGTATTTTAAAAAAGGAAATGAAAATTCCAAATTCTTTTAAAGATTTAGGTATAGAGTTTAAAGATTATAAAAAACTAATTCCAAACTTTTTAAGAGATATAGAAAAAGATATTTGTACAATTGGAAATCCTAATCAATTTAATAATGAAGAGTATATTGAGCTATTAATCAAAATTTATTATGGACAGTGTAGATGA
- a CDS encoding leucine-rich repeat domain-containing protein has protein sequence MILPISKIVEIKWTAVMIDDESLRDLIWEALKLAAAEKDVTLSSNPYNLFTHELMLITKLTAINKGIIELKWIDHLVNLRELDLSQNKIVNLEGVKFPGTLTELNLNHNQIANLKGVKFPDSLTSLDLNNNKIASLEGVKFPGGLIELNLKHNQIADLEGLNFTGLDNLTILGLNNNKIASLEGMKFPDSLTTLHLFSNQIANLDGLDFTGLDNLAVLGLNNNKITNLEGIKFPDSLTTLHLFSNQITNLKVVKFPDSLQSLDLLSNKITSLEGVNFPNNLQSLDLLSNQITTLEDVEFPDNLQNLDLSNNQIDTVAGFEKAFSKLNKFFHVCMRSNPITENSEYRTVTLKIEADNPHINFTPR, from the coding sequence ATGATTTTACCGATATCAAAAATAGTAGAAATTAAGTGGACTGCCGTAATGATAGATGACGAAAGCCTTAGGGATTTAATCTGGGAGGCATTGAAACTGGCGGCAGCTGAGAAAGATGTCACTCTCTCATCCAACCCTTATAACTTGTTCACACATGAACTGATGCTGATAACAAAGTTGACAGCAATAAATAAAGGAATTATAGAGCTGAAGTGGATAGATCATCTCGTGAATCTGAGAGAACTTGATCTCAGTCAAAATAAGATAGTAAATCTAGAGGGAGTGAAGTTCCCTGGCACCCTGACAGAACTTAATCTCAATCACAACCAGATAGCGAACCTGAAAGGTGTAAAGTTCCCTGATAGCCTGACAAGCCTTGATCTTAATAACAACAAGATAGCTAGCCTAGAGGGAGTAAAGTTCCCCGGTGGTCTAATAGAACTTAATCTCAAGCACAATCAGATAGCTGACTTGGAGGGTCTAAACTTCACCGGTCTTGATAACCTGACTATTCTTGGTCTTAATAACAACAAGATAGCGAGTCTTGAGGGGATGAAGTTCCCCGATAGCTTGACAACTCTCCATCTTTTTAGCAACCAGATAGCTAACTTGGATGGTCTAGACTTTACTGGTCTTGATAACCTAGCTGTTCTTGGTCTTAATAACAACAAGATAACGAATCTCGAAGGGATAAAGTTCCCCGATAGCCTGACAACTCTCCATCTTTTTAGCAACCAGATAACAAACCTAAAGGTAGTAAAGTTCCCCGATAGCCTGCAAAGCCTTGATCTTCTCAGCAATAAAATAACGAGCTTAGAGGGGGTGAACTTCCCTAATAACCTACAGAGTCTCGATCTCCTCAGCAACCAGATAACGACCTTGGAGGATGTAGAATTCCCTGATAATCTACAGAATCTCGATCTTTCTAATAACCAGATAGATACAGTTGCCGGATTTGAAAAAGCATTCTCTAAACTTAATAAGTTTTTTCATGTCTGTATGCGTAGCAACCCTATCACAGAGAATTCAGAATACCGTACGGTAACACTTAAGATAGAAGCAGATAACCCACACATCAACTTTACTCCTAGGTAG
- a CDS encoding EutN/CcmL family microcompartment protein yields MKIGKVIGNVWATRKVNNLNGYKFLIVELENGEKIVACDNIGAGEGDKVLVTLGSGARKGTYEEDVPIDSLVIGIIDEIEEGGGDE; encoded by the coding sequence ATGAAAATAGGTAAAGTAATAGGAAATGTTTGGGCCACAAGAAAAGTAAATAATCTGAATGGATACAAATTTTTGATAGTTGAACTAGAAAATGGTGAAAAAATTGTTGCTTGTGATAATATAGGAGCAGGTGAGGGAGATAAAGTTCTAGTGACTCTAGGAAGTGGAGCAAGAAAAGGGACTTATGAAGAAGATGTACCTATAGATTCGTTAGTTATAGGTATTATCGATGAAATAGAAGAAGGAGGAGGAGATGAATAA
- a CDS encoding phosphate propanoyltransferase, which translates to MGIDEIVKLVKDQLEHYNANKIPIEASGRHIHLCYKDIEHLFGKGYELKKKKELSQPGQFACEERVRIIGPKDVIENVIVLGPARSETQVEISLTDCRKLGVKPSIRNSGNIRDTAGLIVTNKDKQITLERGVIIAKNHIHMNLEEATKLNVKDSDKVKVKIHSERPLIFEEVLIRVNDSFKLSMHIDYDEANACNLNKNSYGEIV; encoded by the coding sequence ATGGGAATTGATGAAATAGTAAAGCTTGTAAAAGATCAATTAGAACATTACAATGCAAACAAAATACCGATAGAGGCATCTGGAAGACATATTCACTTATGTTATAAAGATATAGAACATTTATTTGGAAAGGGATATGAATTAAAGAAAAAAAAAGAGTTATCTCAACCAGGTCAATTTGCTTGTGAAGAAAGAGTTAGAATAATTGGCCCAAAAGATGTAATAGAAAATGTAATAGTTTTAGGACCTGCTAGATCAGAAACTCAAGTTGAAATCTCTTTGACTGATTGTCGAAAATTAGGAGTAAAACCATCAATAAGGAATTCAGGAAATATAAGAGATACAGCTGGATTAATTGTGACAAACAAAGATAAACAAATAACATTGGAAAGGGGAGTAATAATCGCAAAGAATCATATTCATATGAATTTAGAAGAAGCAACAAAATTAAATGTTAAAGATAGTGATAAAGTTAAAGTAAAAATACATTCAGAGAGACCACTGATATTTGAAGAAGTATTAATAAGAGTAAATGATTCTTTTAAATTAAGTATGCATATTGATTATGATGAAGCTAATGCATGTAACCTTAATAAAAATTCTTACGGAGAAATAGTATGA
- a CDS encoding cupin domain-containing protein, translating to MNQKELEILIKKVIEAELGNKENSKNKYFDPSGIGVIKANKIEQERFDTGNPNDEVYVTDLFSLTESPRIGAGMMEMKESTFDWTLNYDEIDYIIEGTLKIIIDGREIIGEKGDVMLIPKGSKIKFSAPDYAKFIYVVYPANWQEQN from the coding sequence ATAAATCAAAAAGAATTAGAAATATTAATAAAAAAAGTTATTGAAGCAGAATTAGGTAATAAGGAAAATTCAAAAAATAAATACTTTGATCCAAGTGGCATAGGAGTAATAAAAGCAAATAAAATAGAACAAGAAAGATTTGATACTGGAAATCCTAATGATGAAGTCTATGTTACTGATTTATTTTCATTAACTGAAAGTCCAAGAATAGGGGCAGGAATGATGGAGATGAAAGAATCTACTTTTGACTGGACATTAAATTATGATGAAATAGATTATATAATTGAAGGAACATTAAAAATTATTATTGATGGAAGAGAAATAATTGGAGAGAAGGGAGATGTAATGCTAATTCCTAAAGGTTCAAAAATTAAATTTAGTGCTCCAGATTACGCTAAATTTATTTATGTTGTTTATCCAGCTAATTGGCAAGAACAAAACTAG